From the Leptospira sp. WS60.C2 genome, one window contains:
- a CDS encoding undecaprenyl-phosphate glucose phosphotransferase yields MLKERSQSFKLLFLVTDFIIGLTSFLVAYIIRYYLSPDSGFQIQTIDPINYLILGIVLGFSQVLSFLSIDLYHPRRGLSFSDELFAIISGVILNLLVVLSLLFFFRGESFSRLVIGYFAICTVVLTSFSHFLLRALMQYLRSKGYNLKSVLIIGTGKSAINFSKTLQKHSIYGYTVLGFVSGKKNLAPKSIQTVTTTSKLESFVEENQIDLIVYALSHEEGDSLKEVIDIADFHGIDLKVIPSYEEIVTAKGRVEVLDGIPIISIRNIPIRLGYNLVLKRIFDIVFSLSFILLFSPFYILIALLVKFTSKGPIFYTQERVGLDNKVFGMIKFRSMVVQAKEKSDTLWTVKDDPRVTPVGAILRKLSLDETPQFFNVLLGDMSVVGPRPERPFYVEKFRNEHHQYMRRHAAKAGITGWAQVQGFRGDTSIEKRIEADIFYIENWSLLLDLKIILLTPIKAIIDRNAY; encoded by the coding sequence ATGTTAAAAGAAAGAAGCCAATCCTTCAAGTTATTGTTTCTAGTTACAGATTTTATTATTGGATTAACAAGCTTTCTTGTGGCTTATATCATCCGGTATTATTTGTCACCTGATTCGGGGTTTCAAATCCAAACGATTGATCCTATCAATTACTTGATCCTTGGCATTGTCCTTGGATTTTCACAAGTTTTATCTTTTTTATCCATCGATTTATATCATCCGAGAAGAGGGCTATCATTTTCAGATGAGCTTTTTGCGATCATTTCAGGCGTCATCTTAAATTTATTGGTAGTACTTTCTCTTTTGTTTTTCTTTCGAGGTGAAAGTTTTTCAAGGTTAGTGATCGGATATTTCGCCATTTGTACGGTCGTTCTTACTTCATTCTCTCATTTTCTCTTGAGAGCTCTCATGCAGTATCTACGAAGTAAAGGTTATAATTTAAAATCTGTTTTAATCATTGGAACAGGCAAATCCGCGATAAACTTTTCAAAAACCTTACAAAAACATTCGATATATGGTTATACAGTGCTTGGATTTGTTTCTGGTAAAAAAAATCTAGCTCCAAAATCGATTCAAACCGTAACAACCACCTCTAAATTAGAATCGTTTGTGGAAGAGAATCAAATTGATCTGATTGTCTATGCTTTGTCACACGAAGAAGGTGATTCTTTAAAGGAAGTAATCGATATCGCTGATTTTCATGGAATCGATTTAAAAGTAATTCCTAGTTATGAAGAGATTGTAACTGCGAAAGGTCGTGTGGAAGTTTTGGATGGGATTCCGATTATTTCCATTCGTAACATTCCTATAAGACTAGGTTATAACTTAGTTTTAAAACGAATCTTTGATATAGTATTTTCCTTATCGTTCATTCTACTTTTTAGTCCATTTTATATTCTAATTGCACTTCTTGTAAAATTCACGAGCAAAGGTCCCATTTTTTACACGCAAGAACGTGTTGGTCTTGATAATAAAGTCTTTGGAATGATCAAATTCCGATCCATGGTTGTCCAAGCGAAAGAAAAGTCTGATACGCTGTGGACTGTAAAAGATGACCCAAGAGTCACACCTGTTGGTGCAATTTTACGAAAACTATCTCTTGATGAGACTCCTCAATTTTTTAATGTGTTACTGGGCGATATGTCCGTTGTGGGTCCTAGACCAGAAAGACCGTTTTACGTTGAAAAATTCCGAAATGAACACCACCAATACATGAGAAGACATGCTGCAAAAGCAGGTATCACAGGTTGGGCACAAGTGCAAGGTTTTCGCGGTGATACTTCCATCGAGAAACGTATCGAAGCTGATATTTTCTACATTGAGAACTGGTCTTTGTTACTCGACCTCAAGATTATTTTATTAACCCCAATCAAAGCAATCATAGATAGGAATGCCTATTAA
- a CDS encoding response regulator has translation MTAIVENQKETDVKKILVVEDERIIAINICSTLKQYGYHATYVSEANDAIEQIESEHFDLVLMDIMLNGPMDGIEIAARIKRTKEIPVIYLTAYSDEATINRAKTTEPFGYLIKPFNSRDLYISVEMAIYKSQVQKHIRIVESRLAENQKWETIALVASGISHEINNPLTSILNLADLILLEAKKTSNTSLKEKAEKITEESERIAKIVKNLVSYSQSTNSQWTYSNLISILNDTRSFLHQYFLKEGIQCEMEMGDVPHVYCQPQKIKQVLLNLIQDARLRVNTREDSIGRIITISLSLKQEAGKDFVQIQIQDNGSEDLLMGISQMNSLDVTRSIIAEHKGSLRRDEENSSWIFTLPIVNPV, from the coding sequence ATGACAGCAATTGTGGAAAATCAGAAAGAAACCGATGTAAAAAAAATTCTCGTCGTTGAAGATGAGAGGATCATTGCGATCAATATATGTTCCACGTTAAAACAATATGGCTATCATGCTACATATGTTTCAGAAGCAAATGATGCGATTGAACAAATTGAATCCGAACATTTTGACCTAGTTTTAATGGACATTATGCTGAATGGTCCTATGGATGGAATTGAGATTGCCGCAAGGATCAAACGCACAAAAGAAATTCCAGTCATTTACCTAACTGCTTATTCCGATGAGGCAACGATCAATCGAGCCAAAACAACGGAACCTTTTGGTTATCTGATCAAACCATTCAATAGCCGAGACTTATACATCTCTGTAGAAATGGCTATCTACAAATCTCAAGTGCAAAAACACATTCGGATTGTCGAAAGTAGGCTCGCCGAAAACCAAAAATGGGAAACGATCGCCCTTGTTGCTTCCGGGATTTCTCATGAAATCAACAATCCATTGACTTCCATTTTGAATTTAGCGGATTTAATTCTTTTAGAGGCCAAAAAGACATCCAACACCTCCCTCAAAGAAAAAGCAGAGAAAATTACAGAAGAGTCGGAACGAATTGCTAAGATCGTTAAAAACTTGGTCTCCTATTCTCAGTCTACGAATTCCCAGTGGACCTATTCCAATTTGATTAGCATTTTAAATGACACACGATCCTTCCTCCACCAATACTTTCTCAAGGAAGGGATCCAATGTGAGATGGAAATGGGAGATGTTCCCCATGTGTATTGCCAACCGCAAAAAATCAAACAAGTACTTCTCAATTTAATCCAAGATGCTCGGTTACGCGTAAACACAAGAGAGGATTCCATTGGTCGAATCATTACCATTTCCTTATCTTTGAAACAAGAGGCAGGAAAAGATTTTGTCCAAATCCAAATTCAAGACAATGGGTCAGAAGATCTGCTCATGGGAATCTCTCAAATGAACTCATTGGATGTGACTCGAAGTATCATCGCAGAGCACAAGGGCAGTTTGAGACGCGATGAAGAGAATTCTTCTTGGATTTTTACCCTTCCGATTGTCAACCCAGTCTGA
- the gatC gene encoding Asp-tRNA(Asn)/Glu-tRNA(Gln) amidotransferase subunit GatC → MDEKELKNIANLAKLNIEENEVSSMLSDFSRIVQYVDEIKNLDTSVVGDDEIYEQIFYELRKDLSENALKRDDLAKIAPSYENGYVVVPKVIET, encoded by the coding sequence ATGGATGAAAAAGAATTAAAAAACATTGCCAACTTAGCAAAATTAAACATAGAAGAGAATGAAGTATCTTCCATGTTAAGCGACTTTTCTCGAATCGTCCAATACGTGGATGAAATCAAAAACCTAGATACATCAGTAGTTGGTGATGATGAAATTTACGAACAAATCTTTTACGAACTTAGAAAAGATCTGAGTGAAAACGCGCTCAAAAGAGACGACTTAGCAAAAATAGCTCCTTCGTATGAAAATGGTTATGTGGTTGTGCCTAAGGTAATCGAAACATGA
- the gatA gene encoding Asp-tRNA(Asn)/Glu-tRNA(Gln) amidotransferase subunit GatA, with protein MKDLIFLTYSDIKKKLNDGSLTSKDLVSAYLDRIDVTDPKVKAFLEVNKDKILKQATESDERRKNGKLFSEYDGIPIGIKDNICISGEITSCSSKILENFRSPYDATVITKLKEKGFVLFPRLNMDEFAMGSSTENSAFQTSKNPFDTTRIPGGSSGGSAAAVAASMLPVSLGSDTGGSIRQPASLCGIWGLKPTYGRVSRYGLIAYASSLDQIGPFSNDLQGISDLLEILSGLDHKDQTTSKVDHFEAKSVTDVDWKGKKIGIMKTEDFNFSPDVNARYLEILKSLEAKGAELVPLDFSLLKYAIPVYYLIATAECSSNLSRFDGIRYGLRKETSGKLDDLYAESRSAGFGKEVKRRILLGTFSLSSGYYDAYYGKAQKARVLIRKKYAEFFKSVDVILQPTSPTTAFQVGEKTKDPIQMYQADILTTSVNLAGVPAISCPAGLDQNGLPIGIQLTTSHFDESKLLGFATAISKLDLCKITLPKEIR; from the coding sequence ATGAAAGACTTAATTTTTTTAACTTACTCTGATATCAAAAAGAAACTAAACGATGGTTCACTCACATCCAAAGACTTGGTATCTGCTTATCTAGACAGGATTGATGTGACTGACCCAAAGGTAAAAGCTTTCCTAGAAGTAAACAAAGACAAAATTCTAAAACAAGCAACAGAAAGTGATGAAAGAAGAAAGAATGGGAAACTATTCTCTGAGTACGATGGGATTCCCATTGGAATCAAAGATAATATTTGTATCTCTGGTGAGATTACCTCTTGTTCTTCCAAGATTCTAGAGAACTTTCGATCCCCTTATGATGCCACTGTCATTACCAAATTAAAAGAGAAAGGGTTTGTACTCTTTCCAAGACTCAATATGGATGAATTTGCCATGGGTTCTTCCACAGAAAACAGTGCCTTTCAAACTTCTAAAAATCCATTTGATACAACACGAATTCCTGGTGGGTCTAGCGGTGGGTCGGCGGCGGCTGTGGCAGCTTCCATGTTACCTGTCTCTCTTGGTTCCGACACGGGTGGATCCATCCGCCAACCTGCTTCTTTGTGTGGGATTTGGGGATTAAAACCAACGTATGGTAGGGTGTCTCGTTATGGACTGATAGCGTATGCCTCGAGTCTTGATCAAATTGGTCCTTTTTCCAATGATCTGCAAGGGATAAGTGATCTTTTAGAAATCCTCTCTGGTCTTGATCACAAAGACCAAACGACTTCGAAAGTCGACCATTTCGAAGCCAAATCAGTAACGGATGTGGATTGGAAAGGGAAAAAAATTGGAATCATGAAAACGGAAGATTTCAATTTTTCACCTGATGTGAATGCGCGTTATTTGGAGATTTTGAAATCTTTAGAGGCGAAGGGCGCAGAACTTGTTCCATTAGATTTTTCTCTATTGAAGTATGCAATCCCAGTTTACTACTTAATTGCAACGGCTGAATGTTCTTCCAATTTGAGTCGCTTTGATGGAATCCGATATGGACTTAGAAAAGAGACTTCTGGTAAGTTGGATGATTTGTATGCAGAATCGAGAAGTGCTGGGTTCGGAAAGGAAGTCAAACGTCGAATTTTACTTGGAACCTTTTCCCTTAGCTCTGGATATTATGATGCCTACTATGGGAAGGCACAAAAAGCAAGAGTTCTCATTCGTAAAAAATACGCTGAATTTTTCAAATCAGTGGATGTGATCTTGCAACCAACTTCACCCACCACAGCGTTTCAAGTGGGAGAAAAAACAAAAGACCCGATCCAAATGTACCAAGCGGATATCCTCACAACTTCTGTTAATTTAGCAGGTGTTCCTGCAATTAGTTGTCCTGCAGGATTGGATCAAAATGGATTGCCAATTGGAATACAATTGACCACATCCCATTTCGACGAATCAAAGTTACTTGGTTTTGCAACTGCCATTTCAAAACTTGATCTTTGCAAAATCACTCTACCAAAAGAGATTCGCTAA
- a CDS encoding LPS-assembly protein LptD → MEILAQDTNGLKLLFPDQTLPSKNPQEEERKQTTAQMQRVLVRKSVDTMTDREVDDNLRNLGLNPSGTIYSKRERLREALVPPEENQLTPESLLNSQPKKGPPIQIQNAAEGQLMNIDKTKGGVLVLRGKVRVKIKAGELLADSVSIDANRQEIYAEGGVEYKDGNAKVVGDRMIYDLKLSQGVVYNSKLSMFPSHFIGQKIKRLDEKRYLLEMGYFTACNAELPHESFQAKRIVIHDDKTVVAQWVSYKVGGTTLFMLPFLYNSESGNGVTTQFGKNNTQGWFWQNSYQWSDSYPNSLFLANGYKFRFDMYEKTGQAAQLEMWKVSSVLNYNINLGYANYKNNAITPVYEDRFKNLGFGNVAVTNNVDRGELFPNSGLPYRNTGGNYDPWWKADLRLNAKFNDFTKDNTRNFQLQYENYSNRLFDYEFGNRYQPSNSLQSLYTFRDVRFGLIRNLLNWNFNYTENRGDLSVGISMSRTLIYQIQANQYFAAQDTLPAVTIRNSSNIGLIPGTTSPIYWDMLFQTNINRIYGPPQQRTNPTTGVVDPRSQYQDFVLRSQTNVIGETGFRSPIAMGAYMSFTPSVYMGATKQTVEFPGSGNALNSPDRDVNKAYATLLKQQSYQYVRQSHTVRFGIPEIFISTTYRRLDADKAEAKDPILGNLRQHEAEISLESYALNDWDISVRTIRDLRQFSSTYNPGLTNMQRWYYTVVRVGGFFDFVDGFSTRRPSLLERKRNFYSGIFINNDYVHHTPQNRSLSNNLTVSYKMGGFSWPIIRAFRSLEIGSTWYHVYKDSFLDSYRFFFKTDVKVTRYTGVELELDSRVTEPWRLTALAQGQFYALNTSPELYTSQTGTNYDQTTIWEDLAAGTGAQGQNERQKTVFNINRFMMTFKMDLHNWEYRLGYSMNLRALPGGLALNNQLTFYDQSVYLSVNLTNFSFGDSASAQATRVRLYRFRKRPLDATSTDLTE, encoded by the coding sequence ATGGAAATTCTGGCTCAGGATACCAATGGTTTAAAATTACTCTTTCCCGACCAAACCTTACCGTCCAAAAACCCTCAAGAAGAAGAACGAAAACAAACGACAGCGCAGATGCAACGAGTCCTCGTACGAAAATCTGTGGATACGATGACCGACAGGGAAGTAGACGACAATCTTAGAAATTTGGGGCTCAATCCTTCAGGAACGATTTATAGCAAACGGGAACGTTTACGAGAAGCCCTTGTCCCACCTGAAGAGAACCAACTCACACCTGAGTCTTTATTAAATTCCCAACCGAAAAAAGGACCACCCATCCAAATCCAGAATGCGGCGGAAGGGCAACTGATGAATATCGATAAAACGAAAGGTGGGGTTCTTGTTTTACGGGGAAAAGTCAGGGTCAAAATCAAGGCTGGTGAACTGTTAGCAGATTCTGTTTCCATTGATGCCAATCGCCAAGAAATTTATGCAGAAGGGGGAGTGGAATACAAGGATGGAAATGCCAAGGTAGTAGGAGATCGAATGATTTATGATCTCAAACTAAGCCAAGGTGTTGTCTACAATTCTAAGCTGAGTATGTTCCCTTCTCATTTCATAGGTCAGAAAATCAAACGTTTGGATGAAAAACGTTATTTACTTGAGATGGGATATTTCACCGCATGTAACGCAGAACTTCCTCATGAATCCTTTCAAGCCAAACGCATTGTGATCCATGATGACAAGACAGTGGTGGCACAATGGGTATCCTATAAAGTAGGTGGCACCACCTTATTTATGTTACCGTTTCTTTATAATTCCGAATCAGGAAACGGTGTAACAACACAATTTGGTAAAAACAATACACAAGGTTGGTTTTGGCAAAACTCTTATCAATGGTCAGATTCCTATCCTAACAGTTTGTTTTTAGCAAATGGTTATAAATTCCGCTTTGATATGTATGAAAAAACAGGGCAAGCTGCACAGTTAGAAATGTGGAAAGTTTCTTCTGTTCTAAATTATAATATTAACTTAGGATATGCAAATTATAAAAACAATGCCATCACTCCTGTTTATGAAGATCGTTTTAAAAATCTTGGTTTTGGAAATGTTGCGGTCACGAACAATGTAGATCGTGGAGAATTGTTTCCTAATTCCGGTCTTCCCTATCGAAATACGGGAGGCAATTATGATCCTTGGTGGAAAGCAGATTTGCGTTTGAATGCGAAGTTTAATGACTTCACAAAAGATAATACAAGAAACTTCCAATTGCAATATGAAAATTATAGCAATCGTTTGTTTGATTATGAATTTGGTAATCGATACCAACCATCCAATTCACTTCAGTCTTTATATACCTTTCGTGATGTTCGATTTGGTCTAATTCGAAATTTACTGAATTGGAACTTCAACTATACGGAAAACCGTGGCGATTTGAGTGTTGGGATATCGATGAGTAGAACTCTCATTTACCAAATCCAAGCAAATCAATACTTTGCGGCACAAGATACTTTGCCAGCCGTGACAATCCGAAATTCAAGTAACATTGGTTTGATTCCAGGGACCACAAGTCCTATTTATTGGGATATGTTATTCCAAACCAACATCAATCGAATTTATGGTCCACCACAACAAAGAACCAATCCAACGACTGGGGTTGTTGATCCGAGAAGCCAATACCAAGACTTTGTTTTACGATCTCAAACAAACGTAATAGGGGAAACAGGATTTCGATCACCGATTGCCATGGGCGCGTATATGTCTTTCACACCTTCCGTCTATATGGGAGCTACAAAACAAACAGTGGAATTCCCTGGAAGTGGCAATGCTTTAAACAGTCCAGATCGAGATGTGAATAAAGCTTATGCGACTCTTTTAAAACAACAATCCTACCAATATGTTCGGCAGTCACATACGGTTCGATTTGGGATTCCAGAAATTTTCATTTCAACAACCTACCGAAGGTTAGATGCAGATAAAGCGGAAGCAAAAGATCCAATCTTAGGAAATTTACGCCAACATGAGGCAGAAATTTCATTAGAAAGTTATGCGTTAAATGATTGGGATATTTCAGTCAGAACCATTCGTGATTTAAGACAGTTTTCATCCACTTACAATCCTGGGCTCACAAATATGCAACGATGGTATTACACCGTCGTACGAGTGGGTGGATTTTTTGACTTTGTTGATGGTTTTTCAACGAGACGACCTAGTTTACTGGAACGAAAAAGAAACTTCTATTCTGGTATTTTCATTAATAATGATTACGTTCATCACACTCCTCAAAATAGATCCCTTTCCAATAATCTAACTGTATCATACAAAATGGGCGGTTTTTCCTGGCCCATCATCCGTGCCTTTCGTAGTTTGGAGATTGGTTCCACATGGTATCATGTTTATAAAGATAGCTTCTTAGACAGTTATCGTTTTTTCTTTAAAACGGATGTGAAGGTGACTCGATACACGGGCGTAGAACTAGAATTAGATTCTCGGGTGACAGAGCCATGGCGTCTTACTGCACTCGCGCAAGGTCAGTTTTATGCATTAAACACTAGCCCAGAGCTTTATACATCTCAAACCGGAACGAATTATGACCAAACTACGATTTGGGAAGATTTAGCAGCAGGAACGGGTGCGCAAGGCCAAAACGAAAGACAAAAAACAGTTTTTAACATCAATCGATTTATGATGACTTTCAAAATGGATCTTCATAATTGGGAATACCGATTGGGTTACAGTATGAATCTAAGAGCTCTTCCTGGTGGACTTGCTCTAAACAATCAATTAACATTTTATGATCAATCCGTTTATCTTTCCGTTAATTTAACGAACTTCAGTTTTGGTGATTCAGCATCTGCCCAAGCAACAAGAGTTAGATTGTATCGATTTAGAAAACGTCCCCTCGATGCAACATCCACAGATTTAACGGAATGA
- a CDS encoding ATP-dependent helicase codes for MDADLNEAQNQVVFAPKGPILVVAGAGTGKTKTLVHKLAHLVETGISPESILLLTFTRRAAKEMLGRATRILDNRMMAVRGGTFHSFCHFFLRKYANAVSLDSNFTILDEEDTTGFVGMAREQVVTNATKLRFPKKETLAEIFSSCFNLQISLEKYLQKEYPMFLGITKEIQEIKTKFNDLKRKHNALDFDDLLEFTKHLLMSDESIRERMAKTYEYILVDEYQDTNRIQAHIACLLASVHQNILVVGDDAQCIYGFRGANVHNMLDFPKIFPNAQIIQLTENYRSVQPILNLANAVLESSTENYKKKLISSHKAHSQIPFLIQMESLEEEAEWISSKLLELYEEGNSFGEMAVLFRSGYSSHLLEVQCNAKKIPYRKFGGKKFLDLAHIKDMIAYLKVIENPRDILSWNRILLLEDQIGKKYAQVLYKRLESNEYRWKDDSIFFLGLPEKTGLSFSKLMKCLDSVSTMTHTSNQIMETIFTHYLPVLEANYDDFEKRKNDFEALTLLSKQEAKLSDFLSNLILNPVDGKELISATDTNEEYVTLSTIHSAKGLEWKHVFTMQVVEGSLPYHRVRTTEELEEERRLFYVAITRAKKALYLTSPSFTDKNRFTSVSRFLSDLSEKNELIDTLEVNKLESLTPDKTENSVDSRKDPFQNIQNYFLN; via the coding sequence GTGGATGCGGATTTAAACGAGGCTCAGAATCAAGTCGTTTTTGCACCCAAGGGTCCGATTCTTGTGGTTGCCGGTGCTGGAACTGGTAAAACAAAAACATTGGTACACAAATTGGCCCATTTGGTAGAAACTGGGATCTCACCTGAATCCATTCTCCTATTGACATTCACCAGGCGTGCAGCGAAAGAGATGTTAGGAAGAGCCACTCGTATCCTAGACAATCGAATGATGGCTGTTCGTGGAGGAACATTTCATTCCTTTTGTCATTTTTTCTTGCGGAAATATGCTAATGCCGTTTCACTCGATTCGAATTTTACAATTTTGGATGAGGAAGACACCACAGGTTTTGTGGGAATGGCTAGAGAACAAGTTGTAACGAATGCAACAAAGCTTCGATTTCCCAAAAAAGAAACGTTAGCTGAAATATTTTCTAGTTGTTTTAATCTCCAGATTTCTCTCGAAAAATACTTACAAAAAGAATACCCCATGTTTCTCGGGATTACTAAAGAAATCCAGGAAATCAAAACCAAATTTAATGATTTAAAAAGAAAACATAATGCTCTTGATTTTGACGATCTTTTGGAATTCACGAAACATTTACTCATGTCAGATGAGTCCATCCGAGAACGAATGGCAAAAACCTACGAATACATACTTGTAGATGAATACCAAGATACCAATCGTATCCAAGCGCATATTGCCTGTTTACTTGCCAGTGTTCATCAAAATATATTAGTAGTGGGAGATGACGCCCAGTGTATTTACGGATTTCGTGGTGCCAATGTTCACAACATGTTGGATTTCCCAAAAATTTTTCCAAACGCACAAATCATCCAACTCACAGAAAACTACAGGAGCGTGCAACCGATCCTAAATTTAGCAAATGCTGTATTGGAATCGAGTACAGAGAATTATAAGAAAAAGTTAATCTCATCACACAAAGCACATTCTCAGATTCCATTTCTAATCCAAATGGAATCGTTAGAAGAAGAAGCAGAATGGATTAGTTCCAAACTATTGGAATTGTATGAGGAAGGAAATTCATTCGGGGAAATGGCAGTTTTATTTCGATCCGGGTATTCCTCGCACCTACTTGAAGTGCAATGTAATGCTAAAAAAATCCCCTATCGAAAGTTTGGCGGAAAGAAATTTTTAGATTTAGCTCATATCAAAGACATGATTGCCTATTTAAAAGTGATTGAAAACCCAAGAGACATCCTATCGTGGAATCGGATTTTACTTTTAGAAGATCAAATTGGGAAAAAATATGCACAAGTTTTGTATAAAAGATTAGAATCGAATGAATACCGTTGGAAGGATGACTCAATTTTTTTTCTGGGACTGCCAGAAAAAACGGGACTATCCTTTTCAAAATTAATGAAGTGTTTGGATTCTGTATCTACCATGACGCACACCTCCAATCAGATTATGGAAACAATTTTCACTCACTACCTTCCTGTTTTGGAAGCCAATTATGATGATTTTGAAAAAAGAAAAAATGATTTTGAAGCTCTCACGCTTCTGTCAAAACAGGAAGCCAAATTATCTGACTTTCTTTCTAATTTAATCCTGAATCCAGTGGATGGAAAAGAATTGATCAGTGCCACCGACACAAACGAAGAATACGTGACTCTCTCCACGATCCATTCAGCGAAAGGACTCGAGTGGAAACATGTTTTTACAATGCAAGTCGTAGAAGGGAGTCTTCCCTATCATCGAGTGCGAACCACAGAAGAACTGGAAGAAGAAAGACGATTGTTTTATGTGGCAATTACGAGAGCAAAAAAAGCTTTGTATTTAACGTCGCCTTCCTTCACTGACAAGAATCGATTTACTTCTGTTAGTCGTTTTTTATCGGATTTATCTGAGAAAAATGAATTAATCGATACATTGGAGGTAAACAAGTTGGAATCGCTAACGCCAGATAAAACTGAGAATTCCGTGGATTCGCGAAAAGACCCTTTCCAAAATATCCAAAACTACTTTTTGAATTGA